A genomic segment from Streptomyces antibioticus encodes:
- a CDS encoding SpoIIE family protein phosphatase, producing the protein MSAAGSSAARGGGPSGPSGLLDVLKLASVVLDTDGRIVLWSPMAEELFGYTAQEALGRYAARVMVDERHVELVVKLFADVMETGQSWAGAFPIRRKDGSTVLVEFRNMRLVDDQGEVFALGLAADQTTLRRLERDVALSTRMVAQSPIGLAVLDTDLRYVTVNPALERINGVPAEDHLGRTVSEVLPHLDVAALESAMHDVLDTGTPLVDQSTVGRTPADPDSDHAWSLSLYRLEDARGTVLGVALSVVDITDQYRAGVEAEAARRRLALIADASARIGTTLDLERTARELADVAVPELADVAAVDLLDAVVAGRPAHLRPAESAVIRALAVRAYNAPDALGAADPPGQVAQYGPDRLVTECVRTGRPVLVDEVKTDDFARIARSPESAEALARAGVHSYLAVPLIARGEVLGALDLKRIHHPLPFGRDDVLLARELAARAAVQIDNARWYQNARTTALTLQRSLLPSHPPVTGGLEVASRYQPAGATTEVGGDWFDVIPLEDGKTALVVGDVMGSGIDAAAAMGRLRTATTTLASLDLDPAVLLEHLDRITQGLDHSIATCVYVVHDPRVDRCRIANAGHLPPVRVRTGHPPELLELPTGAPLGVGGVAFSTTEVDFAPGDQLVLYTDGLVETRRHSLDERLDALLALLDDPARPLEEVCDLLLSALHHPDNHDDVAVLVARALGRPGGTT; encoded by the coding sequence ATGAGTGCAGCCGGATCGTCGGCGGCCCGGGGCGGTGGCCCGTCCGGGCCCAGCGGGCTGCTGGACGTGCTGAAACTGGCCTCGGTGGTACTGGACACCGACGGCCGTATCGTGCTGTGGAGCCCCATGGCCGAGGAGCTGTTCGGCTACACGGCACAGGAGGCGCTGGGCCGGTACGCGGCCCGCGTGATGGTCGACGAGCGCCATGTCGAGCTGGTCGTGAAGCTCTTCGCGGACGTCATGGAGACCGGCCAGAGCTGGGCGGGCGCCTTCCCGATCCGGCGCAAGGACGGCTCCACCGTGCTGGTCGAGTTCCGCAACATGCGGCTGGTCGACGACCAGGGCGAGGTCTTCGCCCTGGGCCTGGCCGCGGACCAGACGACACTGCGCCGGCTGGAGCGGGACGTGGCGCTGTCCACCCGGATGGTCGCACAGTCCCCCATCGGTCTGGCCGTCCTCGACACCGACCTGCGGTACGTGACGGTCAACCCGGCGCTGGAGCGGATCAACGGCGTACCGGCCGAGGACCATCTGGGCCGCACGGTCTCCGAGGTGCTGCCCCACCTCGATGTCGCCGCCCTGGAGTCCGCGATGCACGACGTCCTGGACACCGGCACCCCGCTGGTCGACCAGTCGACGGTGGGCCGGACCCCGGCGGACCCGGACTCCGACCACGCCTGGTCGCTGTCGCTGTACCGGCTGGAGGACGCCCGCGGCACCGTCCTGGGCGTCGCCCTGTCCGTCGTCGACATCACCGACCAGTACCGGGCGGGCGTCGAGGCGGAGGCGGCCCGGCGCCGGCTCGCCCTGATCGCGGACGCCTCGGCCCGGATCGGCACCACCCTGGACCTGGAGCGCACCGCCCGGGAGCTGGCCGACGTCGCCGTGCCCGAGCTGGCGGACGTCGCCGCCGTCGACCTCCTCGACGCGGTCGTGGCCGGCCGGCCCGCCCACCTCCGCCCCGCCGAGTCGGCCGTCATCCGGGCCCTGGCGGTCCGGGCGTACAACGCGCCCGACGCCCTGGGCGCCGCCGACCCGCCCGGCCAGGTCGCCCAGTACGGCCCCGACCGGCTCGTCACCGAGTGCGTGCGCACCGGCCGGCCGGTGCTGGTCGACGAGGTCAAGACCGACGACTTCGCGCGCATCGCCCGCTCCCCCGAGTCCGCCGAGGCGCTGGCCCGGGCCGGTGTGCACTCCTATCTGGCCGTGCCGCTCATCGCCCGCGGCGAGGTCCTCGGCGCGCTCGACCTCAAGCGCATCCACCATCCGCTGCCCTTCGGCCGCGACGACGTGCTGCTCGCCCGGGAACTCGCGGCCCGCGCGGCCGTGCAGATCGACAACGCCCGCTGGTACCAGAACGCCCGCACCACCGCCCTCACCCTCCAGCGCAGCCTGCTGCCCAGCCATCCGCCGGTCACCGGCGGCCTGGAGGTCGCCTCCCGCTACCAGCCGGCCGGGGCCACCACCGAGGTCGGCGGCGACTGGTTCGACGTCATCCCGCTGGAGGACGGCAAGACCGCGCTCGTCGTCGGCGACGTCATGGGCAGCGGGATCGACGCAGCCGCCGCGATGGGCCGGCTGCGCACCGCGACGACCACCCTGGCCTCCCTCGACCTCGACCCGGCGGTCCTCCTGGAGCACCTCGACCGGATCACCCAGGGCCTGGACCACTCCATCGCCACCTGCGTCTACGTCGTCCACGACCCCCGGGTGGACCGGTGCCGGATCGCCAACGCCGGGCATCTGCCGCCGGTCAGGGTCCGCACCGGGCACCCCCCTGAGCTGCTCGAACTGCCGACCGGGGCGCCGCTGGGCGTGGGCGGGGTGGCCTTCTCCACGACCGAAGTGGACTTCGCGCCCGGCGATCAGCTCGTGCTGTACACGGACGGCCTCGTGGAGACGCGCCGGCACTCGCTCGACGAGCGGCTGGACGCCCTGCTCGCCCTGCTCGACGACCCCGCCCGCCCGCTGGAGGAGGTCTGCGACCTGCTGCTGAGCGCGCTGCACCACCCCGACAACCACGACGACGTGGCCGTACTCGTGGCACGCGCCCTCGGCCGACCCGGCGGTACGACCTGA
- a CDS encoding putative protein N(5)-glutamine methyltransferase — MPSRSPSPSGSSADSSADFSASRDAVVVALRAAGCVFAEDEADLILATARTPAERDAMVARRVGGLPLELVVGWAEFHGVRVTVEPGVFVPRRRTEFLVDQALAHAPHASVVVDLCCGSGAVGAALAASLGPVELHAADIDPVAVRCARRNLAAHGGHAHQGDLFDALPAGLRGRIGILAANVPYVPTGEVPLLPAEARDHEPLTALDGGGDGLDVLRRVAAGAPDWLAPGGVLLVETSERQAPAAVEVFARAGLRPRLAVDDELFAHVVTGFGVR, encoded by the coding sequence ATGCCATCCCGCTCTCCGTCGCCCTCCGGTTCCTCCGCAGATTCCTCCGCTGATTTCTCCGCGTCGCGTGACGCCGTCGTCGTCGCGCTGCGCGCCGCCGGGTGCGTCTTCGCCGAGGACGAGGCCGACCTGATCCTCGCCACCGCCCGCACCCCCGCCGAACGCGACGCCATGGTGGCGCGCCGTGTCGGGGGGCTCCCGCTCGAACTCGTCGTCGGCTGGGCCGAGTTCCACGGGGTGCGCGTCACCGTCGAGCCCGGGGTGTTCGTCCCCCGCCGCCGTACCGAGTTCCTCGTCGACCAGGCCCTCGCGCACGCGCCGCACGCGTCCGTCGTGGTCGACCTGTGCTGCGGCTCGGGCGCGGTCGGCGCCGCCCTCGCCGCGTCGCTCGGCCCGGTCGAACTGCACGCGGCCGACATCGACCCGGTCGCGGTGCGCTGTGCCCGCCGTAATCTCGCCGCCCACGGCGGCCACGCCCATCAGGGCGACCTGTTCGACGCGCTCCCGGCCGGGCTGCGCGGCCGGATCGGCATCCTGGCCGCCAACGTGCCCTACGTCCCCACCGGCGAGGTGCCCCTGCTGCCCGCCGAGGCCCGGGACCACGAGCCGCTCACCGCGCTCGACGGCGGCGGCGACGGACTGGACGTGCTGCGCCGGGTCGCCGCCGGGGCCCCGGACTGGCTCGCGCCCGGCGGGGTCCTGCTCGTCGAGACCAGCGAACGTCAGGCTCCGGCCGCCGTGGAGGTGTTCGCCCGCGCGGGTCTGAGGCCCCGGCTGGCGGTGGACGACGAGCTGTTCGCGCATGTGGTGACGGGCTTCGGGGTCAGGTAG
- a CDS encoding MarR family winged helix-turn-helix transcriptional regulator, whose amino-acid sequence MEAAEAVETIQREMTSFARRARASAGRLHPELSLVSYTLLGHLEESGGCRATDLAAHYALDKSTVSRQVAALERVALIERRVDPEDHRVQLLHLTEAGRRILAQVTESRRAAFRERLADWPAADLERFAEYLVRYNAGAYTPDTAGAGTPDTARAGTPADG is encoded by the coding sequence GTGGAAGCAGCCGAGGCCGTGGAGACCATCCAGCGGGAGATGACGAGTTTCGCCCGGCGCGCCCGTGCCTCGGCCGGGCGGCTGCACCCCGAGCTGTCCCTGGTGTCGTACACCCTGCTCGGGCATCTGGAGGAGAGCGGCGGCTGCCGGGCCACCGACCTCGCGGCGCACTACGCCCTGGACAAGTCGACGGTCAGCCGTCAGGTCGCCGCGCTGGAGCGCGTGGCGCTGATCGAACGCCGCGTCGACCCGGAGGACCACCGGGTCCAGCTCCTGCACCTCACCGAGGCCGGCCGGCGCATCCTCGCCCAGGTCACCGAGAGCCGCCGGGCCGCCTTCCGCGAACGGCTGGCGGACTGGCCGGCGGCGGACCTGGAGCGGTTCGCGGAGTACCTGGTGCGGTACAACGCGGGGGCCTACACGCCGGACACCGCGGGCGCCGGCACCCCGGACACCGCGAGGGCCGGCACCCCGGCCGACGGCTGA
- a CDS encoding GNAT family N-acetyltransferase has product MSAAESRHILDNPALASLTGPHARFAERRGRVLRYPVDVSPWLALPDDPDADDWADLAALAGPGSEVPLPGYRGEIPEGWEITFRAEGVQFVDDGLAAAPDPEAIRLGPADVPEMLDLVARTQPGPFENRTIELGTYLGIRRDGALVAMAGERLHPPGWTEISAVCTDPAVRGEGLATRLILAVAHGIRERGETPFLHTGAANTNAIRLYESLGFRLRRRTAFLAARVPEPEPGPREAVAVS; this is encoded by the coding sequence ATGAGCGCCGCCGAGTCCCGGCACATCCTGGACAACCCCGCCCTCGCCTCCCTCACCGGCCCGCACGCCCGGTTCGCCGAGCGCCGGGGCCGGGTGCTGCGCTACCCGGTCGACGTCTCGCCCTGGCTGGCGCTGCCCGACGACCCGGACGCCGACGACTGGGCCGACCTCGCGGCGCTCGCCGGGCCCGGCTCCGAGGTCCCGCTGCCCGGCTACCGCGGGGAGATCCCCGAGGGCTGGGAGATCACCTTCCGGGCCGAGGGCGTCCAGTTCGTGGACGACGGACTGGCTGCCGCACCCGACCCCGAGGCGATCCGGCTCGGCCCCGCCGACGTGCCCGAGATGCTCGACCTGGTGGCCCGCACCCAGCCGGGCCCCTTCGAGAACCGCACCATCGAACTCGGCACCTACCTGGGCATACGCCGGGACGGCGCGCTGGTCGCCATGGCCGGCGAACGGCTCCACCCGCCGGGCTGGACCGAGATCAGCGCCGTCTGCACCGACCCCGCCGTCCGCGGCGAGGGCCTCGCGACCCGGCTGATCCTCGCCGTCGCCCACGGCATCCGCGAACGCGGCGAGACCCCGTTCCTGCACACCGGCGCCGCCAACACCAACGCCATCCGCCTCTACGAGTCCCTGGGCTTCAGACTGCGCCGCCGCACGGCGTTCCTGGCGGCCCGGGTGCCCGAGCCCGAGCCGGGGCCGAGGGAGGCGGTGGCCGTGTCGTAG
- a CDS encoding quinone oxidoreductase family protein — translation MPKAYVFTRYGGPETEALVELDRPRPGPGEVLVAVRAAGVNPVDFKQRTGYRRPGESGERTFPAVLGNEVSGVVVETGEGVTGFAPGDEVFGTAVAGGYAEYALLAAGITAHRPDALSATDAATLPVAAATAYDGVHQLALPAGATLLLTGAGGGVGVAVAQIARALGIRVVGVASEGKKDLVESLGAVHVASGPGWADRVRAAAPDGIDAVYDLVGGDVLREAADLVTDRSRLITAGAPAEEAERLGGARVLRARDAVVLRAVADLAVAGDLDPHVTLTFPLERAGEALRAVEGGHARGKVVLEIGTAI, via the coding sequence ATGCCCAAGGCGTACGTCTTCACCCGGTACGGCGGCCCGGAGACCGAGGCGCTCGTCGAACTGGACCGGCCCCGTCCCGGCCCCGGCGAGGTGCTCGTCGCGGTGCGCGCGGCGGGCGTCAACCCCGTCGACTTCAAGCAGCGCACCGGCTACCGGCGCCCCGGCGAGAGCGGTGAGCGGACGTTCCCGGCCGTGCTGGGCAACGAGGTGTCCGGCGTCGTCGTCGAGACCGGCGAGGGCGTCACCGGCTTCGCGCCCGGCGACGAGGTCTTCGGCACCGCGGTCGCCGGCGGCTACGCCGAGTACGCCCTGCTCGCGGCGGGCATCACCGCGCACCGGCCCGACGCGCTGTCCGCCACCGACGCGGCGACCCTCCCGGTGGCCGCCGCCACCGCCTACGACGGCGTCCACCAGCTCGCCCTGCCCGCGGGCGCCACCCTGCTGCTCACCGGCGCGGGCGGCGGCGTCGGCGTGGCCGTCGCGCAGATCGCCCGCGCCCTCGGGATCCGGGTCGTCGGAGTGGCGAGCGAGGGCAAGAAGGACCTCGTCGAATCGCTCGGCGCCGTGCACGTGGCGTCCGGCCCCGGCTGGGCCGACCGGGTCCGCGCGGCGGCCCCCGACGGCATCGACGCGGTGTACGACCTGGTCGGCGGCGACGTGCTGCGCGAGGCGGCCGACCTGGTCACGGACCGGTCCCGGCTGATCACCGCGGGCGCCCCGGCCGAGGAGGCCGAGCGGCTGGGCGGCGCGCGCGTCCTGCGGGCACGCGACGCGGTCGTGCTGCGCGCCGTCGCGGACCTCGCCGTCGCCGGTGATCTGGACCCGCACGTCACGCTGACCTTCCCGCTGGAGCGGGCGGGCGAGGCGCTGCGCGCGGTCGAGGGCGGCCACGCCCGCGGCAAGGTCGTCCTCGAGATCGGCACCGCGATATGA
- a CDS encoding sulfite oxidase-like oxidoreductase, producing MNVTRDFTGRPRVHNPGLPPGQYDAGDDWPVLSAEVTPELSPADWTFRVDGLVAEPRTWDWDEAHTLPESAYEGDIHCVTSWSKFGVRFAGVSLDAFLAAVRPDAAATHAVAYSHTGYTTNLPLADLTGGRAWIAWEYDGKPLPAEHGGPARLLVPHLYFWKSAKWIAGLRLLDHDEPGFWEQNGYHARGNPWEEQRYSGD from the coding sequence ATGAACGTCACCCGAGACTTCACCGGACGTCCGCGCGTCCACAACCCGGGGCTGCCGCCGGGGCAGTACGACGCGGGCGACGACTGGCCCGTGCTGTCCGCCGAGGTCACCCCCGAGCTGTCCCCCGCCGACTGGACCTTCCGGGTCGACGGGCTGGTGGCCGAGCCACGGACCTGGGACTGGGACGAGGCGCACACGCTGCCGGAGTCCGCGTACGAGGGCGACATCCACTGTGTGACGAGCTGGTCGAAGTTCGGGGTGCGGTTCGCGGGCGTGTCGCTGGACGCGTTCCTGGCGGCGGTGCGGCCCGACGCGGCCGCGACGCACGCGGTGGCGTACTCGCACACCGGGTACACCACGAACCTGCCGCTCGCGGACCTCACGGGCGGGCGGGCCTGGATCGCCTGGGAGTACGACGGCAAGCCGCTCCCGGCCGAGCACGGCGGGCCCGCCCGGCTGCTGGTGCCGCACCTGTACTTCTGGAAGAGCGCCAAGTGGATCGCGGGCCTGCGGCTGCTCGACCACGACGAGCCCGGTTTCTGGGAGCAGAACGGCTACCACGCGCGCGGCAACCCCTGGGAGGAGCAGAGGTACTCCGGTGACTGA
- a CDS encoding ferredoxin reductase, producing MTDTFTPPTRFAVPGRIPVSNRAAALWQTATLTEIRRETPRAATFRFAVPAWAGHLPGQHLMLRLTAGDGYTAQRHYSIASAPDDSGHIELTLDHVAGGEVSGWFHSVARPGDRVEVRGPLSGFFAWPGDRPALLIGAGSGVVPLMSMVRHHRSRGLGTPLRLLVSARTPEDLIYAREYGPETTPVFTRRAPEGVPVGRLSQAHLTPLLTDPPTDGWEAYVCGSNAFAEHASRLLVAAGQPVSRIRIERFG from the coding sequence GTGACTGACACCTTCACTCCCCCGACCCGGTTCGCGGTGCCGGGCCGGATCCCCGTCAGCAACCGGGCCGCCGCGCTCTGGCAGACGGCGACGCTCACCGAGATCCGCCGGGAGACACCGCGGGCGGCGACCTTCCGGTTCGCGGTGCCGGCCTGGGCGGGCCATCTGCCCGGCCAGCACCTGATGCTGCGGCTGACCGCGGGCGACGGCTACACCGCCCAGCGGCACTACTCGATCGCGTCCGCGCCCGACGACAGCGGGCACATCGAGCTGACCCTGGACCATGTGGCGGGCGGTGAGGTCTCCGGCTGGTTCCACTCGGTGGCGCGGCCCGGCGACCGGGTCGAGGTGCGCGGCCCGCTCAGCGGCTTCTTCGCCTGGCCCGGGGACCGCCCCGCGCTGCTGATCGGCGCCGGTTCCGGGGTCGTCCCGCTGATGTCGATGGTCCGCCACCACCGGTCGCGCGGTCTCGGCACCCCGCTCCGCCTCCTGGTGTCCGCGCGCACCCCCGAGGATCTGATCTACGCCCGGGAGTACGGCCCCGAGACGACCCCCGTCTTCACCCGTCGGGCTCCCGAGGGCGTCCCGGTCGGCCGCCTCTCCCAGGCCCACCTGACCCCCCTCCTGACCGACCCGCCGACGGACGGCTGGGAGGCGTACGTCTGCGGCTCCAACGCCTTCGCCGAACACGCCTCCCGTCTCCTGGTGGCGGCGGGCCAGCCGGTGTCCCGAATCCGCATCGAACGCTTCGGCTGA
- a CDS encoding Rv1733c family protein — MRIRMRGRRWRSNPLRRRSDVVEAWTALVVGVLLLVAAPLAGAVAGRWVHDEALAAAAEQRAERHRVRAEVVGRVPEALPTADGAREQMFRVDVRWAPPGEPARTTTARVPAGTRQGDRVDVWFDDKGHSVPPPADGTAVWQQTLTMGVAATGGAVALVLLGHGVVRRVAMRHRLAEWDREWTRTEPEWTRRRPA, encoded by the coding sequence ATGCGGATCCGGATGCGGGGCCGGCGGTGGCGGAGCAATCCGCTGCGGCGCCGGTCGGACGTGGTGGAGGCGTGGACCGCGCTCGTCGTGGGCGTGCTGCTGCTGGTGGCGGCGCCGCTGGCCGGGGCGGTGGCCGGCCGGTGGGTCCACGACGAGGCGCTCGCGGCCGCGGCCGAGCAGCGGGCCGAACGGCACCGGGTGCGCGCCGAGGTCGTGGGCCGGGTGCCCGAGGCGCTGCCCACGGCGGACGGGGCCCGGGAGCAGATGTTCCGGGTGGACGTGCGCTGGGCGCCGCCGGGTGAACCGGCCCGGACCACGACGGCGCGGGTGCCGGCCGGTACGCGCCAGGGCGACCGGGTCGACGTGTGGTTCGACGACAAGGGGCACAGCGTGCCCCCGCCGGCGGACGGCACGGCCGTGTGGCAGCAGACGCTGACCATGGGGGTCGCCGCGACGGGCGGCGCGGTGGCCTTGGTGCTGCTGGGGCACGGGGTCGTGCGCCGGGTGGCGATGCGGCACCGGCTCGCCGAATGGGACCGGGAGTGGACGCGCACCGAGCCGGAGTGGACCCGGCGCCGGCCGGCCTGA
- a CDS encoding acetylxylan esterase gives MALFDLTLEELHEYRSESVEPEGFDAFWSKTLQEAREHDLGARFEPVDTGLATVDVYDVTFAGYGGHPVKGWLKVPAGAAEPLPLVVEFIGYGGGRGLPHENLLWSATGRAHFIMDTRGQGSAWGGGGGTPDPVGGGPAYPGFMTRGIDAPENYYYRRVFTDAVRAVEAARSHPLTDASRTVALGASQGGGIAIAVGGLVPDLAAVAPDVPFLCDFPRAATLTDRHPYREIGLFLRTHRGRTQEALRTLSYFDGVHFAARATAPALFSAALEDQTCPPSTVFAAFNAWARGDKAIEVYDFNDHEGGGPYQEAARMRWLRAYA, from the coding sequence ATGGCCCTGTTCGACCTGACCCTCGAGGAACTGCACGAGTACCGCAGCGAGTCCGTGGAGCCGGAGGGGTTCGACGCGTTCTGGTCGAAGACCCTCCAGGAGGCGCGCGAGCACGACCTCGGCGCCCGTTTCGAGCCGGTCGACACGGGCCTGGCGACGGTCGACGTGTACGACGTGACGTTCGCGGGCTACGGCGGCCACCCGGTGAAGGGCTGGCTGAAGGTGCCGGCCGGGGCGGCCGAACCGCTGCCGCTGGTCGTGGAGTTCATCGGGTACGGCGGGGGCCGCGGGCTGCCGCACGAGAACCTGCTGTGGTCGGCCACGGGCCGCGCCCACTTCATCATGGACACCCGCGGCCAGGGCAGTGCCTGGGGCGGCGGCGGTGGCACCCCGGACCCGGTGGGCGGCGGTCCCGCGTACCCCGGTTTCATGACGCGCGGGATCGACGCGCCCGAGAACTACTACTACCGGCGGGTGTTCACGGACGCGGTGCGCGCGGTGGAGGCGGCGCGTTCGCATCCGCTGACCGACGCGAGCCGGACGGTGGCGCTCGGGGCGAGCCAGGGCGGCGGTATCGCGATCGCGGTGGGCGGTCTGGTGCCGGACCTGGCGGCGGTCGCGCCGGACGTGCCGTTCCTGTGCGACTTCCCGCGCGCGGCGACCCTGACGGACCGTCACCCGTACCGGGAGATCGGCCTGTTCCTCCGGACGCACCGCGGCCGCACCCAGGAGGCCCTGCGCACGCTCTCCTACTTCGACGGCGTCCACTTCGCGGCCCGCGCCACGGCACCGGCACTGTTCTCGGCGGCGCTGGAGGACCAGACCTGCCCGCCGTCGACCGTGTTCGCCGCGTTCAACGCGTGGGCGCGCGGGGACAAGGCGATCGAGGTGTACGACTTCAACGACCATGAGGGCGGCGGGCCTTACCAGGAGGCGGCCAGGATGCGCTGGCTGCGCGCGTACGCCTGA
- a CDS encoding serine hydrolase domain-containing protein has product MSEHVPQVHGHCDARFDAVRAAFEENFRDRDELGAAVTVTVDGVTVADLWAGWADPARTRPWERDTLVNVWSTTKGPTALCAHILADRGLLDLDAPVAAYWPEFAAGGKENVLVRHLLSHRAGLAGLREPHSLEQLYDWELTTARLAAMEPWWEPGTRSGYHALTYGFLVGEVVRRVSGLLPGAFLVREVTGPLGVDFTIGLPEKEAGRAAELVHPRAADASEQAKVFAQLAPAAIAALANPPAGAAEACTPAWRAAEIPAANGHGTARAVAALYGVLAGRGSYGGRRVLSAEAAERVREGQGACRDLVLGAGFPHETEIGLGLWLSGPNGSYGPNPRAIGHDGFGGSCGLADPDAGVSLGYVMNRMGPHIADDPRKMALVGALYSAL; this is encoded by the coding sequence ATGTCCGAGCACGTGCCACAGGTCCACGGCCACTGCGACGCCCGTTTCGACGCGGTGCGCGCCGCGTTCGAGGAGAACTTCCGGGACCGGGACGAACTGGGCGCCGCGGTGACCGTCACGGTCGACGGCGTCACCGTGGCCGATCTGTGGGCGGGCTGGGCGGACCCGGCGCGCACCCGGCCCTGGGAGCGGGACACGCTTGTCAACGTCTGGTCGACCACCAAAGGCCCGACGGCCCTGTGCGCGCACATCCTGGCCGACCGCGGCCTGCTCGACCTCGACGCGCCCGTGGCCGCCTACTGGCCCGAGTTCGCGGCGGGCGGCAAGGAGAACGTGCTCGTACGGCATCTGCTGTCGCACCGCGCCGGACTGGCCGGGCTGCGCGAGCCGCACTCGTTGGAGCAGCTCTACGACTGGGAGCTGACCACCGCGCGGCTCGCCGCCATGGAGCCCTGGTGGGAGCCCGGCACCCGCTCCGGCTATCACGCCCTCACCTACGGCTTCCTGGTCGGCGAGGTGGTCCGACGGGTGTCGGGTCTGCTGCCGGGCGCCTTCCTTGTGCGGGAGGTGACCGGGCCGCTGGGCGTCGACTTCACGATCGGCCTGCCGGAGAAGGAGGCCGGGCGGGCCGCCGAGCTGGTGCATCCGCGGGCCGCCGACGCGAGTGAACAGGCCAAGGTCTTCGCCCAGTTGGCGCCCGCCGCGATCGCCGCCCTGGCCAATCCCCCGGCCGGTGCCGCCGAGGCGTGCACCCCCGCGTGGCGGGCCGCGGAGATCCCGGCGGCCAACGGGCACGGCACCGCCCGCGCGGTCGCCGCGCTGTACGGCGTCCTGGCCGGCCGGGGCTCCTACGGCGGCCGGCGCGTGCTGTCCGCCGAGGCGGCCGAGCGGGTGCGCGAGGGGCAGGGCGCCTGCCGGGACCTGGTGCTGGGCGCCGGTTTCCCGCACGAGACGGAGATCGGGCTCGGCCTGTGGCTGAGCGGCCCGAACGGCTCGTACGGGCCGAATCCGCGGGCGATCGGGCACGACGGGTTCGGCGGTTCGTGCGGGCTCGCCGACCCGGACGCCGGGGTCTCGCTCGGGTACGTGATGAACCGCATGGGCCCCCACATCGCCGACGATCCGCGCAAAATGGCGCTGGTCGGCGCCCTCTACAGCGCGCTCTGA
- a CDS encoding class I SAM-dependent methyltransferase, with protein sequence MFSPEGPTLRELAVQALSSVERGYDLLAPKFDHTPFRTPDSVLDAVTAALLASGPYDDGLDLCCGTGAGLDVLTAVCRRRAIGVDFSAGMLDQARARGLGHAGEDGDGPRVSWVRADARALPFTAAFDLVVSFGAFGHFLPRELPALFTQVHTALRPGGTFAFPVVAPPRPVSPVYWMLLGFDTAMRVRNALWRPPFVMYYRAFRLGEVRRELERAGFRVELRPLPEFGTRRDGSPRARLVEARRAQSAL encoded by the coding sequence ATGTTCAGCCCCGAAGGCCCCACCCTGCGCGAACTCGCCGTCCAGGCCCTGTCGTCCGTCGAGCGCGGCTACGACCTGCTGGCCCCGAAGTTCGACCACACGCCGTTCCGCACCCCGGACTCCGTCCTGGACGCGGTCACCGCCGCCCTGCTCGCCTCCGGCCCCTACGACGACGGCCTCGACCTGTGCTGCGGCACCGGCGCCGGCCTGGACGTGCTGACCGCGGTGTGCCGACGCCGCGCCATTGGCGTCGACTTCAGCGCGGGCATGCTCGACCAGGCCCGGGCGCGCGGCCTCGGCCACGCCGGCGAGGACGGCGACGGGCCCCGGGTGTCCTGGGTCCGCGCCGACGCCCGCGCCCTGCCGTTCACCGCCGCCTTCGACCTCGTCGTCAGCTTCGGCGCGTTCGGCCACTTCCTGCCCCGCGAACTGCCCGCCCTGTTCACCCAGGTGCACACAGCCCTGCGGCCCGGCGGCACCTTCGCCTTCCCGGTCGTCGCCCCGCCGCGCCCGGTCTCCCCGGTCTACTGGATGCTCCTCGGCTTCGACACCGCGATGCGGGTGCGCAACGCCCTGTGGCGGCCGCCGTTCGTGATGTACTACCGCGCCTTCCGGCTCGGCGAGGTACGGCGCGAACTGGAGCGGGCCGGGTTCCGGGTGGAGCTGCGCCCGCTGCCCGAGTTCGGCACCCGGCGCGACGGCAGCCCCCGGGCCCGTCTGGTCGAGGCGCGCCGCGCTCAGAGCGCGCTGTAG
- a CDS encoding PadR family transcriptional regulator: MSLKYAVLAALLEGEASGYELSKVFDVSLANFWPATPQQLYRELERLAQDGLIEARVVQQERRPNKRMFTLTEAGRADLSGFAATPPRRPTAIRDELLIKVQAMDGTDPAVTRELIEERMSWARGKLARYERVRERLVGDRDEETYLREAERVGPYLTLMAGIAFEEQNLRWCERALVLLERRTTVG, from the coding sequence ATGTCCCTCAAGTACGCCGTCCTCGCCGCCCTCCTGGAGGGCGAGGCCTCGGGCTACGAGCTGTCCAAGGTCTTCGACGTCTCGCTCGCCAACTTCTGGCCCGCGACCCCGCAGCAGCTCTACCGCGAACTGGAGCGGCTCGCCCAGGACGGACTGATCGAGGCACGCGTCGTCCAGCAGGAACGCCGGCCCAACAAGCGGATGTTCACCCTCACCGAGGCCGGCCGCGCGGACCTGAGCGGCTTCGCCGCGACCCCGCCGCGCCGTCCCACCGCCATCCGCGACGAACTCCTCATCAAGGTCCAGGCGATGGACGGCACCGACCCCGCCGTCACCCGCGAGCTGATCGAGGAGCGGATGAGCTGGGCGCGCGGCAAGCTCGCCCGCTACGAACGCGTCCGGGAACGGCTCGTCGGGGACCGCGACGAGGAGACGTATCTGCGCGAGGCCGAGCGCGTCGGCCCCTACCTCACCCTGATGGCCGGGATCGCCTTCGAGGAGCAGAACCTGCGTTGGTGCGAGCGAGCCCTGGTCCTGCTGGAGCGGCGGACCACCGTAGGCTGA